In Desulfovibrio sp. JC022, the genomic window GCAGTGCGCGAGTTAAAGATTGAGCCTGCTTCTTAAGATTTTCCGGTTTCTCGGTGATCATGCGCACAGTGGGAACTTCACGCTTGGCTGTCTCGGGATCGAGGTAAAGCCGCAAAGTCGCTTCAAGGGCGGCAAGGGTCATCTTATCAATGCGCACCGCACGGTTGAGCGGATTCTTCTTGATCATATCGATAAACTTCTTCTTACCGACAATGATCCCCGCCTGCGGTCCGCCCAGCACTTTGTCGCCGGAAAATGAAACTACATCCACATCCTCAGCCACAACTTCCTGCACTGTGGGTTCACGCATAAGCCCCAGCCCGGAAAAATTGGTCAGGTTTCCGCTGCCGAGGTCCTCATAAACCGGAAGATCATGCTTACATCCCAATTCAGCAAGTTCACCACCGGAGACTTCCTTAGTAAAACCGATGACCCGGAAATTAGAGGTATGCACCTTCATTAGCAACGCAGTCTCTTCATTGATAGCATTCTCGTAATCGTGCAGGTGGGTGCGGTTGGTGGCCCCCACTTCACGCAAAAAAGCCCCGCTCTTGGTCATCACATCCGGGATACGAAACGACCCGCCGATCTCAACCAACTGCCCACGTGAGACAATCGCCTCACGCCCTTTAGCAAGAGTTTCAAGGGTGATCAGCACCGCCGAAGCATTATTATTGACCACCAAAGCGGCTTCAGCTCCGGTAATCTCGCAGATCAGCTTTTCCACGTGGCTGTAACGGCTGCCCCGCTCTCCGGTCTTAAGATCAAACTCAAGATTGGAATAACACCCGCAGGCCTCGGTCACGGCCTTAACTGCGGACTGCGCCAACAAAGAACGCCCGAGGTTGGTATGCACAACCACCCCGGTTCCGTTGAGCACCCGCCTAAAGTGTGGTTTGGCCCCGGCCCGAACATGACAGGTCAAACGCGGAAAAAGAGTTTCCGGGGAAAGCTGTTTTTCCTCGGTAATAATCCCGCCCTTGATTTCCTCACGGCAGACATCGAGAAAGCCGTTAACCAGATCACGGGAAAGGGTCCTCGGCAGTCCATCAATGACGCCCTCATCTTCAAGACGAGTCAGGACGGAATCAACAGACGGAAGATACTTAAATAAGTTGGACAAATTATTCTCCAAAATCTACTTTTCTAAAAATTCTGGGTATCTTGTATAAAAAGCTGCCAGCAAATACAAGGACCCACAGATTAGAACTGTTTTATCACCGGAATTAAGCATTGAAAGAGCTTCGTCAATGCCCTTGGCAGGTTTTGCCCGCTCTCCAAGGACCTTGGCAAGCTCATTGAAAGGATACGCCCGCTCGTTGTTCTCAATACCACAAGCTATGACCGGGCCATCGGTCAAACGCAAAAGGGTTTCCTTCACCGGATCAAGATTTTTGTCCTTCATGCAGGAAAAGATAATCGCATCCGGCCTTAGCCCAGACCGTGCCAGCTCGGCTTCAAGTGCCTCAAATGCATGAGTGTTGTGCGCCCCGTCAAGAATACAAGTCCTATCAGATTTAATAACCTGTAGCCGTCCAGCAATAAACGCCTTTTGCACTCCGCCACGAACCTTATCAGCATTAACCGCAATACCAGACCTGCCGCAGAACAACCGCCACGCACATGCCGCAAGTTGCGCATTCTGCTTCTGATGTGCCCCGGCAAGAGACGGACTCAGATCCGCAACAACTTCCTGTTCATCAACCCAATAAAGCTTACATCCCAATTCCTTGGCCCGTGACTCAAGAACCGCCATAGCTTCAGGAACCTGTATGGCTGAGATTGCAGTTCCATTTTCACGCATGGCATCAGCTTTATCTGCTGCAATAAGATCAATAGTTGCCCCAAGCACCTTCTCATGATCAAGCCCGATAGGGGTAAATACGGTCAAATCAGGATCAACCGTATTGGTAGCATCAAAACGCCCGCCCAGACCGGCTTCCATCACAGCCAGATCGACTCCGTTATTCTTGAAAGCCACCAACGCCATGCAAGTCAGCAATTCAAAATAGGTAAGCCCTACATCCGGGGCAATCTCCATAACCTGATTAGCAACCTCGCACCACTCTTCCTCA contains:
- the selA gene encoding L-seryl-tRNA(Sec) selenium transferase, which produces MSNLFKYLPSVDSVLTRLEDEGVIDGLPRTLSRDLVNGFLDVCREEIKGGIITEEKQLSPETLFPRLTCHVRAGAKPHFRRVLNGTGVVVHTNLGRSLLAQSAVKAVTEACGCYSNLEFDLKTGERGSRYSHVEKLICEITGAEAALVVNNNASAVLITLETLAKGREAIVSRGQLVEIGGSFRIPDVMTKSGAFLREVGATNRTHLHDYENAINEETALLMKVHTSNFRVIGFTKEVSGGELAELGCKHDLPVYEDLGSGNLTNFSGLGLMREPTVQEVVAEDVDVVSFSGDKVLGGPQAGIIVGKKKFIDMIKKNPLNRAVRIDKMTLAALEATLRLYLDPETAKREVPTVRMITEKPENLKKQAQSLTRALRRELGETAKIGVREGVSRVGGGAFPEQDLKTFLVTVVPNIKVTVEELKEGLLSTEPPLVGRIEEDAFCLDPRTLTREEYKLCADAISQILKG
- a CDS encoding folylpolyglutamate synthase/dihydrofolate synthase family protein, producing the protein MKFKNFIDFSTYLDDLGLFHMDLSLGRMEEFVRNWGGKSCFPVIHVVGTNGKGSTSSYLTSIGCEHGLKVGTFTSPHFVTPRERITINGVMLSEEEWCEVANQVMEIAPDVGLTYFELLTCMALVAFKNNGVDLAVMEAGLGGRFDATNTVDPDLTVFTPIGLDHEKVLGATIDLIAADKADAMRENGTAISAIQVPEAMAVLESRAKELGCKLYWVDEQEVVADLSPSLAGAHQKQNAQLAACAWRLFCGRSGIAVNADKVRGGVQKAFIAGRLQVIKSDRTCILDGAHNTHAFEALEAELARSGLRPDAIIFSCMKDKNLDPVKETLLRLTDGPVIACGIENNERAYPFNELAKVLGERAKPAKGIDEALSMLNSGDKTVLICGSLYLLAAFYTRYPEFLEK